The following are from one region of the Segatella oris genome:
- a CDS encoding PfkB family carbohydrate kinase encodes MKDICCIGHITRDKIITPRQTVSMAGGTAFYMAHGINHLPHDIAFQLVTKIGPESREEVDRMRREGIDVLCYDSLHSVYFENRYGTDSNRRTQRVLAKADPFTLAEMQPLEAKVFHLGSLLADDFPPEVVRYLSAKGRISIDVQGYLREVRGENVCAVNWKDKEEILSCTDILKLNEHEMEVITNSKDPRTVATQLAALGVKEVVITLGSYGSLIYADKRFYEIPAYEPREVVDATGCGDTYSAGYLYMRSLGADFEESGKFAAAMCTSKLEHNGPYDGKIK; translated from the coding sequence ATGAAAGATATATGCTGCATCGGGCATATTACCCGTGACAAGATTATCACTCCCCGTCAAACTGTCTCTATGGCAGGCGGGACTGCCTTTTATATGGCACATGGAATCAACCATCTGCCCCATGACATTGCATTCCAATTAGTGACGAAAATCGGCCCGGAATCGCGCGAAGAGGTCGATCGTATGCGTCGTGAAGGCATTGATGTGCTGTGTTATGACAGTCTGCACAGTGTATATTTTGAAAACCGATATGGCACAGACAGTAACCGAAGGACACAGCGAGTGTTGGCCAAAGCCGACCCATTTACGCTGGCCGAAATGCAGCCTTTAGAGGCCAAGGTGTTTCATTTAGGCAGTCTGTTGGCCGATGATTTCCCGCCCGAAGTAGTCAGATATCTGTCTGCAAAGGGTCGGATTTCGATTGATGTACAGGGCTATCTGCGCGAAGTAAGAGGCGAAAACGTCTGTGCTGTCAATTGGAAAGACAAGGAAGAAATCCTTTCTTGCACCGATATTCTAAAGCTCAACGAACACGAAATGGAGGTTATCACCAACTCGAAAGACCCACGCACGGTGGCCACCCAGCTTGCAGCGTTGGGCGTGAAAGAGGTAGTAATCACGTTGGGAAGCTATGGAAGCCTCATCTATGCCGACAAAAGGTTCTATGAAATTCCTGCATATGAGCCACGGGAGGTTGTAGATGCCACGGGATGTGGCGACACTTATTCTGCAGGTTACCTCTACATGCGCAGCCTCGGGGCCGATTTTGAAGAGTCAGGGAAGTTTGCAGCCGCCATGTGTACCTCCAAATTAGAGCACAACGGGCCTTATGACGGGAAGATAAAATAA
- a CDS encoding glycoside hydrolase family 2 protein has product MLNYTSFTHSRSNSIQRLFLLLSLVFVTTISSAQRAVIPLNNDWLFRFSHEVHKGSGHKVTLPHTWNAVDALSGKPDYKRGIGNYSRSLFVPASWQGRRIFIRFEGANTTTDLFLNGKHIGEHRGGYGAFIFELTDKLIYGAKNQLLVRVNNAEQLDVMPLVGDFNFYGGIYRNVALLLTNDVCISPLDYASPGIYLRQTKVDAQQADVKADVMLDNPTDKIQQVEVAVEVFSGDKSIIKQQKSIRLEAQAMVRKYTIPFIIHRPHLWNGTQDPFIYKVKVSLWQGKTLLDEVEQPLGLRYYKVDPARGFFLNGRHLQLHGVCRHQDRAIVGNALAPEDIREDVKLMREMGVNAVRLAHYPHSSYTYDQMDRAGIVTWAEIPFVGPGGYADKGFVDSERFRANGKAQLCELIRQHFNHPSICFWGLFNELKYEGDNPSDYIRELNTLAHAEDSTRLTTCASNQMGEMNFITDVMAWNRYDGWYGSTPSTLATFLDEMHAKYPQLCIALSEYGAGASVRQQQDSLIQPQPNSWWHPENWQTFYHIRNWDIISHRPFLWGSFVWNMFDFGAAHRTEGDRPGINDKGLVTHDRKTKKDAYYFYKANWNPEPMVYIAGKRCTERKKGDIDLWVFSNCKSVTLTINGKPLPALTPNDISLCTFHITLQPGLNRIVAKGMKAGKAVKDEWEVETEGFH; this is encoded by the coding sequence ATGCTCAACTATACCTCTTTTACACACAGCAGAAGCAACTCCATACAGCGGTTGTTTCTGCTGCTTTCGTTGGTCTTTGTGACCACGATTTCAAGCGCCCAGCGCGCCGTTATCCCTCTGAATAACGACTGGTTGTTTCGCTTTTCCCATGAAGTGCATAAGGGAAGCGGCCATAAAGTCACCCTTCCTCATACCTGGAATGCCGTTGATGCCCTCAGCGGAAAACCCGATTACAAGCGTGGAATAGGCAACTACAGCCGTTCACTCTTCGTGCCCGCATCATGGCAGGGACGCCGCATCTTCATCCGTTTTGAAGGCGCAAACACCACTACTGACCTCTTCTTGAACGGCAAACACATTGGAGAACATCGGGGAGGTTACGGCGCTTTCATCTTCGAACTGACCGACAAACTCATCTATGGCGCCAAGAACCAACTGCTCGTCCGCGTCAACAATGCCGAGCAACTCGATGTAATGCCGCTCGTGGGCGACTTCAATTTCTATGGCGGAATATACAGAAACGTGGCTTTACTGCTGACAAACGACGTCTGTATTTCGCCCCTTGACTATGCTTCGCCAGGCATCTACCTGCGCCAAACGAAAGTAGATGCACAGCAGGCCGACGTGAAAGCCGATGTCATGCTCGACAATCCTACCGATAAAATACAGCAGGTAGAGGTTGCCGTGGAAGTGTTTTCAGGCGACAAATCCATTATCAAGCAACAGAAGAGCATCCGTCTTGAGGCGCAAGCCATGGTGAGAAAGTACACGATTCCATTCATCATACACCGTCCTCATCTATGGAATGGCACGCAAGACCCCTTTATATATAAGGTGAAAGTGAGTCTGTGGCAGGGTAAAACACTGCTCGATGAGGTTGAACAGCCCTTGGGCCTACGCTATTATAAAGTCGACCCTGCCCGCGGTTTCTTCCTCAATGGTCGCCATTTACAGCTGCATGGTGTTTGCAGACATCAAGACCGAGCCATTGTGGGCAATGCCCTCGCGCCGGAAGATATCCGGGAAGACGTGAAACTGATGCGCGAAATGGGCGTCAATGCCGTGCGTCTGGCCCATTATCCACATTCAAGCTACACCTACGATCAAATGGATAGGGCAGGCATTGTGACCTGGGCTGAAATCCCATTTGTTGGGCCAGGCGGCTATGCCGACAAGGGATTTGTCGACAGCGAGCGTTTTCGTGCCAACGGAAAAGCGCAACTTTGCGAACTCATCCGACAGCATTTCAATCACCCAAGCATTTGTTTCTGGGGATTGTTCAACGAACTTAAATACGAAGGTGACAATCCTTCAGACTATATCCGCGAGCTAAACACGCTGGCACATGCCGAAGACAGCACGCGACTCACTACCTGCGCGAGCAACCAAATGGGCGAAATGAACTTCATTACCGACGTGATGGCATGGAACCGTTACGACGGTTGGTATGGCTCTACGCCCTCAACCTTAGCCACATTCCTTGACGAAATGCATGCCAAGTACCCGCAACTTTGCATCGCATTGAGCGAATATGGAGCTGGCGCCTCCGTCAGACAACAGCAAGACTCGCTGATCCAGCCTCAACCAAACAGCTGGTGGCATCCCGAAAACTGGCAGACTTTCTACCACATCCGCAATTGGGATATCATCTCACACAGGCCTTTCCTCTGGGGCTCTTTCGTATGGAACATGTTTGATTTCGGTGCTGCTCATCGCACAGAAGGCGACCGGCCGGGTATCAACGACAAAGGACTTGTGACGCATGACCGCAAGACAAAGAAGGATGCCTACTACTTCTACAAGGCCAACTGGAACCCCGAACCAATGGTATATATTGCAGGAAAGCGATGCACGGAACGCAAAAAGGGAGATATCGACTTATGGGTGTTCTCCAATTGTAAGTCGGTTACGCTCACCATCAACGGCAAACCATTGCCTGCTCTCACACCCAACGACATCTCGCTCTGCACTTTCCACATTACGCTTCAACCCGGATTGAACCGTATTGTGGCAAAAGGAATGAAGGCAGGAAAGGCGGTAAAGGACGAATGGGAAGTAGAAACAGAAGGCTTTCACTAA
- a CDS encoding KilA-N domain-containing protein, which yields MAKIEVQNTQVKIISYNDADYISLTDLARHKSDEPSAVIANWMRNRNTIEYLGIWEQLYNPLFNPLEFEGFRKEAGLNAFTLSPQKWINATHAVGIIAKSGRYGGTYAHKDIAFKFASWISVEFELYIVKEFQRLKEEEQKKIGWSAKRELSKINYRIHTDAIKRNIIPEEVSPQQANTIYATEADVLNVAMFGITAHQWRQMNTEKKGNIRDYATINELICLSNMENLNAFFIDQGLPQRERLIKLNQIAIQQMKVLESGNEPLLLK from the coding sequence ATGGCAAAGATAGAAGTACAAAACACGCAAGTGAAAATCATTTCATATAACGATGCAGACTATATCTCCCTTACGGATTTAGCAAGGCACAAAAGTGATGAGCCATCTGCGGTCATAGCTAATTGGATGCGGAACAGAAATACTATAGAATATCTGGGCATTTGGGAACAGTTGTATAATCCATTGTTTAATCCCCTCGAATTCGAGGGGTTTAGAAAAGAAGCAGGCCTAAATGCATTTACACTCTCACCTCAAAAGTGGATAAATGCTACTCATGCAGTTGGAATTATCGCGAAATCCGGACGCTATGGAGGTACATATGCACACAAAGATATAGCCTTTAAGTTTGCTAGTTGGATTTCTGTTGAGTTTGAACTATACATCGTTAAGGAGTTTCAACGCCTGAAGGAAGAGGAACAGAAAAAGATTGGTTGGTCAGCAAAAAGAGAGTTGTCGAAAATCAACTATCGTATTCATACGGATGCAATCAAGCGAAATATTATTCCAGAAGAGGTTTCACCACAGCAAGCAAATACGATTTATGCCACTGAAGCAGATGTGTTGAACGTCGCAATGTTTGGCATAACAGCGCATCAGTGGCGTCAGATGAATACTGAAAAGAAAGGAAATATCCGTGATTATGCAACTATAAACGAGTTGATTTGCCTCTCGAACATGGAAAATTTGAATGCATTTTTCATTGATCAAGGGCTTCCACAGAGGGAAAGACTTATTAAACTAAATCAGATAGCTATTCAGCAGATGAAAGTACTTGAGAGTGGAAATGAACCTTTATTACTAAAGTAA
- a CDS encoding heparinase II/III-family protein yields MKKTIFIICLFFTVLCTSQAYEKRNLLQNNASEALIQSSLVMHQQWVPYPKYADRAGWETLLGAEKKPIIEAGERYLDYQWQVVRATDFLDYERSGNRTTMQKPYNQNINVLSRLLVAELAEGRGRFVDDLINGVFFFCEMTSWAESAHLAAYQKSHRALPDYREEILELRQGDIAQLLAWTYYFMKDEFDKVDPIIANRLRYELQRRELDPFFKRNDFWWMARNYKQDRLLNNWTPWCNANALFCFMLLENNPEELTKAIRLSMESVDEYLNYVKSDGACEEGPSYWGHAAGKLFEYLSGLSLITGGKVNFFSQPQIKKMGEYIAASYIGDEWVVNFADASARANELNTMLVYRYGVAVNSPVMKAMAVMRAKAYPPKLPSTWLDLYQELENLRSLPKLKSETTAYRPPRFMWYPETQFCYMRSGNMFLAAKGGHNNESHNHNDVGTCILAIDNVPLLIDAGVGTYTKKTFSSERYTIWTMQSNYHNLPIINGQPESFGTQYHATQVRADEKRCIFTADIAKAYPEEAAVDSWIRAYQLQKNSLVITDDYRLKMKKAPNQLNFMTWGNVDISEKGRIKLHINKVKATLSYDANVFKPTVEAVELTDQRLSKVWGDRIYRITLTANDQALSGQYRCTVTRDNP; encoded by the coding sequence TTGGTGCTGAGAAAAAGCCTATTATAGAGGCTGGCGAGCGCTATCTTGACTATCAATGGCAGGTTGTCCGGGCCACAGATTTCCTTGATTATGAACGGTCAGGGAACCGTACAACCATGCAAAAACCCTACAACCAAAACATCAACGTATTGAGTCGTTTGCTCGTAGCTGAACTTGCAGAAGGACGTGGACGCTTTGTAGATGACTTGATTAACGGCGTGTTCTTCTTCTGCGAAATGACCTCTTGGGCTGAGTCTGCCCACCTTGCTGCCTACCAGAAAAGCCACAGGGCATTACCTGATTATCGTGAGGAAATTCTCGAACTACGTCAAGGAGATATTGCACAACTGCTTGCTTGGACGTATTATTTCATGAAAGATGAGTTTGATAAAGTCGACCCGATAATCGCCAACCGACTGCGTTATGAACTGCAACGACGCGAACTTGACCCTTTCTTCAAACGCAATGACTTCTGGTGGATGGCACGAAATTACAAACAAGACCGTCTGCTCAACAACTGGACACCATGGTGTAACGCCAACGCCTTGTTCTGCTTCATGCTCTTGGAAAACAATCCTGAAGAACTCACCAAAGCCATCCGTCTTTCCATGGAGTCTGTAGATGAATACCTGAACTACGTTAAAAGCGACGGAGCATGCGAGGAGGGCCCCTCCTATTGGGGGCATGCAGCCGGCAAACTCTTTGAATATCTCTCTGGCTTGTCACTCATCACAGGGGGCAAAGTAAACTTCTTTTCGCAGCCACAAATCAAGAAAATGGGCGAATATATCGCTGCTTCATACATCGGAGACGAATGGGTTGTCAACTTTGCCGACGCTTCTGCACGAGCCAACGAACTTAATACGATGCTCGTTTATCGCTATGGTGTCGCCGTCAACAGCCCTGTCATGAAGGCTATGGCAGTTATGCGTGCGAAGGCTTATCCTCCGAAACTGCCCTCCACCTGGCTCGACCTGTATCAAGAACTCGAAAATCTGCGCAGCCTTCCAAAGCTGAAAAGCGAGACAACGGCCTATCGTCCACCACGCTTTATGTGGTATCCTGAGACCCAGTTCTGCTACATGCGCTCCGGCAATATGTTCCTCGCTGCCAAGGGAGGACACAATAACGAAAGCCACAACCATAATGATGTGGGCACCTGCATCCTTGCCATTGACAACGTTCCTCTGCTGATTGATGCTGGCGTGGGCACCTATACCAAGAAGACTTTCAGCAGCGAACGCTACACGATATGGACCATGCAGAGCAACTATCACAATCTTCCCATCATCAATGGACAGCCCGAAAGCTTTGGAACTCAATATCATGCAACGCAGGTTCGTGCCGATGAAAAGCGTTGCATCTTTACTGCAGATATTGCCAAAGCCTATCCGGAAGAGGCTGCTGTAGACAGCTGGATACGCGCTTATCAGCTCCAGAAAAACAGTCTTGTCATTACAGATGACTATCGCTTAAAAATGAAAAAGGCTCCCAATCAGCTGAATTTCATGACTTGGGGAAACGTAGATATCAGCGAGAAAGGACGCATCAAGCTGCACATCAACAAGGTAAAAGCCACGCTTTCCTATGATGCCAACGTGTTCAAACCCACTGTTGAAGCCGTTGAACTGACCGACCAGAGACTCTCTAAGGTGTGGGGCGACCGCATCTATCGCATCACGCTCACGGCCAATGACCAAGCGCTCAGCGGTCAATATCGCTGTACTGTGACCCGTGATAACCCTTAA